In Coraliomargarita parva, the genomic stretch TATAGTGCCTATAAGATTCACTTATTCGCAAAGCTTTGGAGCAAAGTGGCGCGAGGCCTACCCCTAAACCTCGCGCCACACTGTTTTCTGCTTTGTCTTATTACCCCAACTCCCATACACGGGAGAAATACTAAAGAACTGAGTACTATATAACACTAAGCATGCCAATCCGGTTCCGGTTCACTTTTTTTAGCAGCTCTCCCCCTAAATCTTTTCCACGGTGAAATTTTCCAAACAAATCGACGATATGATTGCCGATTTCCGAGGCCTGCCCCGGGACGGCGAGAGTACATCGTCCCGCCGCGTACCGGTCGCCCTGGAAAACCTGATCGTAGTGCTGGAAGAGCAGTACAAGCTGGAAAAGCCCAGCCCGGAGCGGAGCCTGGTGGAAAACTGGGAAGCAATTTTTGGTCCCAGTCTGGCCGCCCGCTGTCATCCGGTCCGCATCAAGAACGGGACCTTGGTCATTTCCGTGACCAACCCCACCCTGCGCTCGGAAGTCAATTTCCGCAAACGCGGTATCCTTAGAAAGATCCAGGAGCTGGACTACTGCGCGGACATTACTGACATCGTGACACGCGGATAGGGCCAAAGCTTAGCGCGCCTGCAAAAGCACCGGAATGATCTTTTCGGCGACTCGCTGCCCCATGCGCCGGTAGCCCTCACCATTCGGATGCAGATCATCCGGAAGCAGATCCGCCTCGTCTTCCCACAGGAGTTCACGCCCCTCGAAGAAAAAGAGCTTTTCATCTCCCAGCTTTTTCAACGCGGCACAGGCAAGCCGCAGCTGCTCGCGATATTGCTCAAGCGTCATACCTGAAGCATTGGGTGTGCCTTCGCGGTGGCAGGCAAAAATCGGCGTAATCAGTCCGACCGGGGTTTCGGGGTGCTTCTCCCGGACCAGTTGAACCAAGCCGATCGCCGCCGCGGCAAAAGTACGATCGTTCATTGAAGCACGACCATAGACATTAATGCCCAGCTTGAGCGTAATGATATCTGCCGGAAGGTCGCGAATCAGGCGTCCCAGCATGGGCTCAAGATGACAATTCCCACCATAGCCCAAATTCGTCAACTGGAGGTCATGCGCGCGGGCCGCAACGGCCGGCCAGGACAAAGCGGGGCTGGTTGCCGCCGCACAGTGAGAGATCGAACTGCCGTAGGTCACCCAGCGCAGTCGCTCGTCGGCGACCGGCTCCACGCTCGCCCCCTCCGGCACCACAAAGGACTGAAGATAGAGTTCCGAAAAAACCGGCAACCAGATCTCGTAGACCTGAGACGGTTCCAGCCCGGTAAAGCGAACCACGCCCGCATCCAGATCCACCGGCACCGTGGCAAGCAACTGCCCATCAGAGACAAGATCAAAAACAGGCGCAGCCTCATGCACCGAGATCACCTTCACCTCAAGTTCGAGCTCCGGACTTGTCGTCTTAAAGCGCAGGCGTACCCCGGCGGTGCGGCCGGCCTTATCCACCAGTTCACCGTGCGTGGCATACAGGGGCAGATCCCCGACGGGCAAACGCCAAGGCCGCAAACCGGCGTCAGCCGCCTCGCAGCTGACATGCCCTTGTAAGTATGACTCGGTAACGGGGATTTTCTTCATAAGCGCAGGTGTATCTGATTTAGGCATACAAACACAATCCCGGCGCAGACTTTTGCACCACAAAAAACGTTCAAACTGTTAAACGTAGCCGGTTCTAACGGGCCTCAGCCAGGGCCGATACCGTTTCAGAGGCAAGGAGCGCAGCCGCATGCTTGGCAAAATGCCCCCGCAGGTCACGGCTGTAGGCCTTAAGTATCGCACTCCCTACACCTTCCGGGTCACCACAACAGTAAAGCGCACGCGCGACATGCAACTCACGCAGGGCGTTATTACGGGCCTCGGTTTCAGTCAGGTTCGCATTCACGCTCGACTTCGCATCGATCAAGCGGGTGCGGGCGTGTCCGGTCAGACCGGGCAAACGGGACAGGGCCAGCAAGCGCTCCGGCACTTCATCCTTGGACGCCTTGGCATACAAGGCTTCCGACGCCATACCGACCGCACGAAAATGTGAAAACTCGGAATCGGCAGACAACTCGGTCATCTTCCGCAGCAGACAATCCCAGGCAGCGAGATCCGCGCAGGTTCCCAAGGCCACGATCAAACTATCCAGCTCGGACATGCTCATGCCAAACTGCCCCATACCGGTGTAGTTCCAGCCCTTG encodes the following:
- a CDS encoding DUF721 domain-containing protein, which codes for MKFSKQIDDMIADFRGLPRDGESTSSRRVPVALENLIVVLEEQYKLEKPSPERSLVENWEAIFGPSLAARCHPVRIKNGTLVISVTNPTLRSEVNFRKRGILRKIQELDYCADITDIVTRG
- a CDS encoding SGNH/GDSL hydrolase family protein; translation: MKKIPVTESYLQGHVSCEAADAGLRPWRLPVGDLPLYATHGELVDKAGRTAGVRLRFKTTSPELELEVKVISVHEAAPVFDLVSDGQLLATVPVDLDAGVVRFTGLEPSQVYEIWLPVFSELYLQSFVVPEGASVEPVADERLRWVTYGSSISHCAAATSPALSWPAVAARAHDLQLTNLGYGGNCHLEPMLGRLIRDLPADIITLKLGINVYGRASMNDRTFAAAAIGLVQLVREKHPETPVGLITPIFACHREGTPNASGMTLEQYREQLRLACAALKKLGDEKLFFFEGRELLWEDEADLLPDDLHPNGEGYRRMGQRVAEKIIPVLLQAR